The Methylomonas sp. UP202 DNA window GATGCAGACGCTGGTTGGCGACGGTCAGCAAGTATTCGGCGTCGGCCAACAACCAGTCGCCGCGCGTCTTACCCAATTGCCGTTGCAAAACTTGAATCGAAGCTTCCAGTTCCTTGCGGGCGGTTTCCAGCCTTTCCTCATGGAGTTTGGAGAAATCGGTCAGCGTTTGAGTAAAGTGATTGTCCTTGCCGGTCATTTCGGCGTTCAGATTGGCGAGCTGCGACTGCAGGCCGGACAACTGATCCTGCAAACCGTTGATTTCCTTATCGACTTCAATCAGTTTCAGATTGTCCTGATTGTTTTCGGTGTCCTGGCTGGCCCGCAATTGCTGAAAGAAATAAAAGCCGGCCGCCGCCAAGCCAATCACCAATAGAATCGCGACGATACCTATCCACAACCCGGCGAGAGACTTTTTTACCACCACGGTGGGGGTTTGATTTTCTTGTTGTTGTTCTTCAGTTACTTCCGCCACTGTTTTCCCCGTTCAATATCGTCGTCAAGGTCTCTAAAATCGCCGCGTCGGCCGGTTGCCGACACACCGCCACGCTGGAAAATCCGAGTTCCGTCGCGGCCGCGCCTATCCTTTCGCTGACCACTACCAACGGCAAGGCCCGCAACGCCGCCACCGAGGTTTCGTCCAACATGGCCAGCAGATTCTCCAAGGCTTCCAGGCTGGTCATCGTTGTGGCGCTCAAGCGGCCCGCCGCCAACGCCGCCATGAGTTCCGTCGTATCGGTAGCGGGTCTGACCCGCCGATAAACCTCCAAATACGCCACCTCGGCACCGCGAGCGCGCAATGCCTCGGCCAGTTTTTCGCGACCGCCGACTCCGCGCACGATCACACATCGCTGCTCGGCGACCGCCTGCAGCGGCGCCTCGGCCAGCAAGCCCTCGCTGCTGAAATCGCTGGCCGGCACGCAGTCGACGCGCCATCCCGCCGCGCGCAAAGCCCCGGCAGTCGCCTCGCCCACCGCGGCAATCCTCGGCCGATGCAAGCCGGGCATTTTGCCACCGAACGCGGCGATAGCAAAATCCACAGCATTCGTACTGGTAAAAATCAGCCAGTCGCTAGCGGCAGCCAATTGCAGACTTGGCTCGGCCAACGCCTCGGCGACTATTTCCAGGACCGGGAATCGGACGGCCTGTCCGCCGGCGCTTTCGATCAAACCGCATAAACGCTGGGCTTGCGCGGTCGGCCGGGTGACCAAGATTCGGGCGCCGCGCAAACCCGGCGTCACAGATACAGCTCGCGTAGAATTCGGTCCGCGCCCTGCGCCAGCAATGCGTCGGCGACTCGTTCGCCCAGCGCCGTGGCGTCCGCCAAACCGCTTTCGGCTTCGGCACGGTAAAGCACCGAACCGTCCGGACTGCCGACCAAACCGCGCAGCGCCAGGCTTTCGCCGCGAATTTCGGCAAACCCGGCGATCGGTACCTGACAGCCGCCATTCAAACGGGCATTCATCGCTCGCTCGGCGGTGACCCGGATGCTGGTGGTCTCGTCGTGAAGGACTTTTAAATAGTCGTGTATTTCGACATCGTCGCTGCGGCACTCGATGCCTATCGCGCCTTGCCCCATCGCCGGCAGACTTTGCTCCGGCGTCAGCGGCGCCGTGATCCGTTCAGCCAATCCCAAGCGTTTCAGGCCGGCCGACGCCAGAATGATCGCGTCGTATTCGCCGGCATCGAGTTTAGCCAGCCGGGTGTTGACGTTGCCGCGCAGGCTGAGAATCTCGGCCTTCGGGAATTTTTCCTTGATTTGGCATTGGCGACGCAGGCTGGAAGTGCCGATGCGAGCGTCGGCCGGTAATTCGGCCAAATCGCGGTAGCGATTGGAAACAAAGGCGTCGGTGGGGTCCTCCCGCTCCAAAATCACGGCGAGATGCAGCCCTTCGGGAAATTCCACCGGTACATCCTTCATCGAATGCACCGCGATGTCGGCCGCGCCGTCCAGCATCCCTTGCTCCAATTCCTTGACGAACAAGCCCTTGCCGCCCACTTTGGCCAACGGCGCGTCGAGAATTTTGTCGCCGCGCGTCACCATCTTGACCAATTCGGTACGCAATCCGGGAAACGCTTGTTGGAGCCGGGCCGCGACATGTTCCGCCTGCCACAAAGCCAGCGGACTTTGTCGAGTCGCGATACGAATGATTCTGTCGGCCAATTGCGCTCCTGACTATCGGCATCGGCTGGGCGATACCGGGGTTAAACGTAAATAGCCGCTATTGTAATCCGATTCGAACGGGAAGGTCTTTAGAAGTTGCTTTCCGGAACACGAGCAAACGTGCCGCCGGAGAGCGTCGAGAGGAATGTAAGCGAGCGAGGGACGCGTTAGTCCATGCCCGCCGCGGAACCGGCGCCCTTGACGCCGCGCAGGCTGGTGCCGTCGAAATTGGCGTTACGGAAATCGGCGCCGTCGACGTCGGCGTCGCTCAGATTGGCGCCCGCTAAATCGGCCCAGCGTAGATTGGCCCGGCGTAAATTGGCGCCTTGGAATTGCGCGTAGCTCAAAATCCCGTGCATCAGGTTAGCATCGCTGAGGTCCGCGCCGCGCAGTTTGGCGTTGTTCATTTCGACCCGAGCCGGTGCCATGCCCTGATTCGCCATATCCGCGCCCAAATTGGCACGCCTCAGCAGCGCACCGCTCAGATTTACGCCGTTCAACAAACCGATGATACGGCTGCCACTCAGATCGGCGCCGCTTAAGTCGGCACCGTCCAACACCACCGCGTAAAGGCTGGCTCCAACCAACGTCGCTTGGCGCAAGCTCGCTCCGCGCAATTGCGCGCGGTTTAAATTGGTATTCGCCAAGTTCGCGCCATCCAAGCGGCAAGCGTCCAGATTGGCGGAAAATAAATCCGCGCCGCGAAAATCCAAGCCGGACAAATCCAGTCCCGACAAATCCTTACCGGTCAATTTCGGGCGTTGCGTCGCGCCGGAAATCTCGGCCGCCACTTGCTCGCGCGTCATCTCGGCGGCGACCGCCAAGTCGGGAATAAACACCGAACAAGCGACCGCCGCAAGCGCGACACGCCAGACCCCAACCGTCATATGCCCACCTGTTCCGAACACCCGCCATTCGGGCCAGCCAACCCTAACAAGCGCCCGGACCACTGGCAAGGGAAAAAATCCCCGTATTGCCTTTGACCGCATCTCGGCGCCGCCCAAACCTACTTTCGGGCAGCCAGCCTTCGCGAACCCCAACGCATCGCGCCGGCCGCGATGGATTCGCAGGCTGCGGACCTGGCATTGAACCCGGCTTTCCGCTCGGCCGCGAAAGCTGTAACCGGCCAATACCAGTCGGCTAGCAATCCTGGAACCGCTGTATCGCCCGGCGAATGGAAGTCAACGGCGCAAGCGGGGCTTTAACCACGATCGCTAGCGCTCCGACACCAGCCAGCCTCGGCATTTTCAACGACCTTCATCGCATAAAGCGGCTTAAACCCGCTTCGCGCGGCGATTGCGGCCTGCAAATCCGCTAAGCTCCGCGTATCCAAGGCCTAACCATATCGCGTATCGAGGCGCCGTGCTGGCGGTAGTCGTCGAACAGGCGGTGTATGTCCTGCGGATTGAGGTAAACGTAAACGCCGCAACCGGTGCGCGCGATGAATTCGCCGCTCAACGCGTCCAAAAACGCGGCATGGGAAATATCGTTTTGCCGAAATGACGTTAAGGTTGACATGATTGCATCCTCCGAATTGTTATTTTCTAAGGCTCCGCCGGCGTGGCGAGGTTCCCATCCTTGCCGCCTCCGTCGCGAGGCTTAGCGCTCGCGATCGGGATTCCTCCCACGCTGACAGTCTACGGTCGCCCACATTGTTTACGCTGTCTG harbors:
- a CDS encoding pentapeptide repeat-containing protein yields the protein MTVGVWRVALAAVACSVFIPDLAVAAEMTREQVAAEISGATQRPKLTGKDLSGLDLSGLDFRGADLFSANLDACRLDGANLANTNLNRAQLRGASLRQATLVGASLYAVVLDGADLSGADLSGSRIIGLLNGVNLSGALLRRANLGADMANQGMAPARVEMNNAKLRGADLSDANLMHGILSYAQFQGANLRRANLRWADLAGANLSDADVDGADFRNANFDGTSLRGVKGAGSAAGMD
- a CDS encoding uroporphyrinogen-III synthase, with protein sequence MTPGLRGARILVTRPTAQAQRLCGLIESAGGQAVRFPVLEIVAEALAEPSLQLAAASDWLIFTSTNAVDFAIAAFGGKMPGLHRPRIAAVGEATAGALRAAGWRVDCVPASDFSSEGLLAEAPLQAVAEQRCVIVRGVGGREKLAEALRARGAEVAYLEVYRRVRPATDTTELMAALAAGRLSATTMTSLEALENLLAMLDETSVAALRALPLVVVSERIGAAATELGFSSVAVCRQPADAAILETLTTILNGENSGGSN
- the hemC gene encoding hydroxymethylbilane synthase, giving the protein MADRIIRIATRQSPLALWQAEHVAARLQQAFPGLRTELVKMVTRGDKILDAPLAKVGGKGLFVKELEQGMLDGAADIAVHSMKDVPVEFPEGLHLAVILEREDPTDAFVSNRYRDLAELPADARIGTSSLRRQCQIKEKFPKAEILSLRGNVNTRLAKLDAGEYDAIILASAGLKRLGLAERITAPLTPEQSLPAMGQGAIGIECRSDDVEIHDYLKVLHDETTSIRVTAERAMNARLNGGCQVPIAGFAEIRGESLALRGLVGSPDGSVLYRAEAESGLADATALGERVADALLAQGADRILRELYL